The following are encoded in a window of Crocosphaera sp. UHCC 0190 genomic DNA:
- a CDS encoding Uma2 family endonuclease, which yields MTQTPISLDIPPAFPDHTQLPESDGTFVKNFQEHPQSILLTDSLGSLLQQLHPDGNYTIGQDCGIYWRETEPPEQGAITPDWFYVPNVPSLLDGQIRRSYVLWREFMAPLIALEFASGDGKEERDQTPLSISNSGEITKPGKFWVYERIIRIPYYGIYEIKTHKLEVYHLQDFSYHPIKPNERGHFSLSILGIELGLWQGNYQNQLWLRWWDNQGNLLLIGDERAEQERQRAEVLEAKLKEYQARFGDL from the coding sequence ATGACTCAAACTCCTATTTCTTTAGACATTCCCCCGGCCTTTCCTGATCATACTCAATTACCAGAGTCCGATGGTACTTTTGTGAAAAACTTTCAAGAACATCCTCAAAGCATCTTATTAACTGACTCTTTGGGTTCCCTCCTTCAACAACTTCATCCTGATGGTAATTATACGATAGGACAAGACTGCGGGATTTATTGGCGAGAAACAGAACCTCCCGAACAAGGTGCGATCACCCCAGATTGGTTTTATGTACCGAACGTTCCGTCACTTTTAGACGGTCAAATTCGTCGTTCTTATGTGTTGTGGCGAGAATTTATGGCCCCATTAATTGCCTTAGAATTTGCCAGTGGTGATGGAAAAGAAGAACGAGATCAAACCCCTTTATCTATCTCTAATAGCGGAGAAATTACCAAACCTGGTAAATTTTGGGTTTATGAAAGAATCATTCGTATTCCTTACTACGGAATTTATGAAATTAAAACTCATAAACTAGAAGTTTATCACCTCCAAGATTTTTCTTATCACCCCATAAAACCCAATGAAAGAGGTCATTTTTCCCTATCAATTTTAGGTATAGAATTAGGCTTATGGCAAGGAAATTATCAAAATCAATTATGGTTACGTTGGTGGGATAACCAAGGCAACTTATTATTAATTGGTGATGAACGGGCAGAACAAGAACGCCAACGCGCAGAGGTTCTAGAAGCTAAATTAAAAGAATATCAAGCGCGTTTTGGTGATTTATAA